A section of the Candidatus Anstonellales archaeon genome encodes:
- the kae1 gene encoding KEOPS complex N(6)-L-threonylcarbamoyladenine synthase Kae1 yields the protein MFCLGIESTAHTIGVGVVSEKEILANSLSVYRPPAGEGIMPREAADFHQQNIKMVIAEGLKKAGVGLEDIDVFSFSQGPGIGQTLRISCIAARYLARKYEKPLLGVNHCRGHVEISKFETGFSDPLVLYVSGGNTQIIIRQGQRYRILGETLDIGIGNLFDVFARELGEKAHGSVIEKLGEGGEFISMPYVIKGMNFSFSGLLTHAKRLIGKAKKEDICKSLMETSFAVLCEACERALCLTGKKEFIVCGGVAQNKKLQSMLYAMCRGQQVRFGVARNEYNADNGAMIAYVGMLDFLSGKRMEFSECIPRQNWRIDSP from the coding sequence ATGTTTTGCCTAGGCATCGAAAGCACGGCTCATACCATTGGCGTAGGCGTAGTTAGTGAGAAGGAGATCCTTGCAAACTCTCTTTCGGTCTACAGACCACCGGCTGGTGAGGGAATAATGCCACGAGAGGCTGCTGACTTTCACCAGCAGAATATAAAGATGGTGATTGCGGAGGGATTGAAGAAGGCAGGGGTGGGACTTGAGGATATAGACGTATTTTCATTTTCGCAAGGTCCAGGAATTGGGCAGACGCTTAGGATTTCATGTATTGCTGCAAGATACCTGGCAAGGAAGTATGAAAAACCGCTGTTAGGAGTAAATCATTGTAGAGGACACGTGGAGATAAGTAAATTTGAAACTGGATTTTCTGATCCACTGGTTCTTTATGTGAGTGGCGGCAACACACAGATTATTATCCGTCAAGGGCAAAGATATCGAATATTGGGAGAGACGCTTGATATTGGGATTGGGAATCTGTTTGATGTTTTTGCACGCGAACTTGGAGAAAAAGCTCATGGCTCGGTTATAGAGAAACTTGGAGAAGGAGGGGAGTTCATTTCCATGCCATATGTAATTAAGGGTATGAATTTTTCTTTTTCCGGTCTTCTAACCCACGCAAAAAGGTTGATTGGTAAGGCAAAAAAAGAGGACATATGCAAATCTCTTATGGAGACCTCATTTGCAGTGTTGTGCGAGGCATGCGAGAGAGCGTTGTGCCTTACAGGAAAGAAGGAGTTTATAGTTTGTGGTGGAGTTGCTCAAAATAAGAAATTACAGAGTATGCTATATGCCATGTGCAGAGGCCAGCAAGTTAGATTTGGTGTTGCGAGGAACGAGTATAATGCAGACAATGGGGCGATGATTGCGTATGTCGGGATGCTTGACTTTTTAAGCGGTAAAAGGATGGAGTTTAGCGAGTGTATCCCACGGCAGAATTGGAGGATAGATTCCCCATAA
- a CDS encoding TIGR00288 family NYN domain-containing protein, producing MSNVIKTLSQLLSQKKKEKSIALFVDGPNVIRRDVKLDLVSIRKQLERYGQIKIAKVFLDQYASDKLIEAMTNQGFEPIITTGDVDVTMAVEAVQQIFNPKIHIIALMTRDIDFRPVLVKAKELGKETIIIGADPGFSVALKNTADIVITTQLP from the coding sequence ATGTCCAACGTCATTAAAACCCTTTCACAGCTTCTTTCTCAAAAGAAAAAGGAAAAAAGCATAGCATTGTTTGTAGATGGGCCAAACGTAATACGGCGAGATGTGAAGCTCGACTTAGTCAGCATAAGAAAGCAGTTAGAACGGTATGGGCAGATAAAAATCGCAAAAGTCTTCCTTGACCAGTATGCCTCCGACAAGCTAATCGAAGCGATGACAAATCAAGGATTCGAACCAATAATAACAACTGGGGACGTGGACGTTACGATGGCCGTAGAAGCCGTACAGCAGATTTTCAACCCTAAAATACATATAATAGCTCTTATGACTCGTGACATAGACTTTAGGCCAGTTCTTGTAAAGGCAAAAGAGCTAGGCAAAGAAACTATAATAATAGGAGCAGACCCCGGGTTTTCTGTTGCTCTCAAAAACACAGCAGATATTGTTATAACCACGCAGCTTCCTTAA
- the dph5 gene encoding diphthine synthase encodes MLYLVGLGLGGYEGLTLEGIEALKRCDKVFLEAYTDMIGRDTCAKVEKIIKKKIRILCRKEVEDERIILEEADKKDVALIVGGDPLIATTHVSLLIAAKKRGIETSVVHASSIITAAVGESGLQVSRFGRLVSIPKWTGNYRPTSPYDFISENLARNLHTLVLLDLDESGEHLTPKEALLELLEMEKEKRRGVITDQTKVLLLSNIGRQNKRLIFASVSALVNGNEQDGLPSALIIPASLHFLEEEFLRNFFEPWFVE; translated from the coding sequence ATGTTGTATCTGGTTGGTCTGGGGCTTGGAGGATATGAAGGACTGACTCTTGAGGGAATAGAGGCGCTCAAGCGATGCGATAAAGTTTTTTTGGAAGCTTACACTGATATGATAGGGAGGGATACATGTGCAAAGGTGGAGAAGATTATAAAAAAGAAAATAAGGATTCTTTGCAGGAAAGAAGTTGAAGATGAAAGAATCATTCTTGAAGAAGCAGATAAAAAGGACGTAGCACTTATTGTTGGAGGAGACCCATTGATTGCAACAACACACGTTTCTCTCTTGATTGCTGCCAAAAAGAGAGGAATTGAAACAAGCGTTGTACATGCTTCAAGCATAATCACGGCTGCAGTAGGGGAATCGGGTTTGCAGGTTTCGAGGTTTGGAAGACTGGTGAGCATACCAAAATGGACTGGAAACTACCGCCCAACTTCGCCATATGATTTTATTTCAGAGAATTTGGCACGGAATCTTCATACCCTTGTTCTCCTGGATTTAGATGAAAGTGGAGAGCACCTAACACCAAAAGAAGCTTTGTTAGAACTTCTTGAGATGGAAAAAGAAAAAAGGCGCGGTGTAATAACCGACCAGACAAAAGTACTTTTGCTTTCGAACATTGGAAGACAGAACAAAAGGCTAATATTTGCCTCAGTTTCTGCTCTCGTTAATGGAAATGAGCAAGATGGGCTTCCATCAGCTTTGATTATTCCTGCTTCTCTGCATTTTTTAGAGGAGGAGTTTTTACGTAACTTTTTTGAACCATGGTTTGTAGAGTAA
- a CDS encoding hydroxymethylglutaryl-CoA synthase, giving the protein MVGIVGWGAYVPRYRIRVDEIASVWGEEGWRVRSGLGVEEKAVPGTDEDAATMAVEASRIALSRAGISATEIGSVYVGSESHPYAVKPTATVVAQAIGAPNAVMCADLEFACKAGTAGIQCCMGLVKSRMIRYGLAIGTDTAQGRPGDALEYTAASGAAAYIIGDKKEEVVAEIEETVSFTTDTPDFWRRQHAEFPQHGGRFTGTPAYFRHVISATQMLFEKTGTLAKDYDYVIFHQPNGKFPREAARKLGIEEKKLEVGLLSPKIGNTYSAASLMGLANVLDRAKPSETILLTSFGSGAGSDAFSIRVTERIEEARKRGCPLSKFLESVEYISYGKYVKHRRKLKGI; this is encoded by the coding sequence ATGGTCGGAATAGTCGGATGGGGGGCATACGTTCCAAGATACCGCATAAGGGTTGATGAAATTGCTTCTGTATGGGGAGAAGAAGGGTGGAGGGTAAGAAGCGGACTTGGTGTTGAGGAAAAGGCTGTACCTGGAACAGATGAGGACGCAGCAACAATGGCTGTAGAAGCTAGCAGAATTGCCCTATCCCGCGCAGGAATTTCTGCAACCGAGATCGGGTCAGTTTATGTTGGAAGCGAATCGCACCCTTATGCTGTCAAACCAACAGCAACAGTAGTTGCTCAGGCTATTGGAGCGCCAAATGCAGTTATGTGTGCAGATTTGGAATTTGCTTGCAAGGCTGGTACTGCAGGAATACAGTGCTGTATGGGACTTGTGAAATCAAGAATGATTAGATATGGTCTTGCTATTGGAACTGATACTGCACAGGGAAGGCCCGGAGATGCACTTGAGTATACTGCTGCTTCTGGCGCAGCTGCATATATTATTGGGGATAAGAAGGAAGAGGTTGTTGCGGAGATAGAGGAAACGGTATCATTTACAACCGATACGCCTGACTTTTGGAGGCGACAACATGCTGAATTTCCACAACATGGGGGAAGATTTACAGGTACACCTGCATATTTTAGACATGTCATAAGTGCTACGCAGATGCTTTTTGAAAAAACCGGTACGCTTGCGAAGGATTATGATTATGTTATCTTCCATCAACCAAATGGAAAATTTCCGCGAGAAGCTGCGCGAAAGCTTGGGATTGAGGAAAAGAAATTAGAAGTAGGGCTCCTTTCTCCAAAAATCGGAAACACTTATTCGGCAGCGTCACTTATGGGACTTGCAAATGTACTGGACCGGGCAAAGCCAAGCGAAACTATTCTTCTTACTTCATTTGGTTCTGGAGCTGGAAGCGACGCGTTTTCAATTAGAGTTACAGAGAGGATAGAAGAAGCAAGGAAAAGAGGTTGCCCGCTTTCAAAATTTTTAGAAAGCGTAGAATACATAAGCTACGGGAAATACGTGAAGCATAGAAGGAAGCTTAAGGGGATATAA
- a CDS encoding Zn-ribbon domain-containing OB-fold protein, with protein sequence MEEAIALGWRRIPERYCLIGNFCENCSENFFPPRKICPNCRRRGKLKEKRYSGKGRIYTYTKVCIAPEGFELDAPYILAIVELDEGPKLTAQIVDCNEEEVKIGLPVEMVFRKIYEEGEEGIIHYGFKFRLIKS encoded by the coding sequence ATGGAGGAAGCGATTGCCCTTGGATGGAGGAGGATTCCCGAAAGATATTGCCTAATTGGGAATTTTTGCGAAAATTGCTCTGAAAATTTTTTTCCACCACGGAAGATTTGCCCTAACTGCAGAAGGAGAGGTAAGCTAAAAGAAAAGAGATATTCCGGCAAAGGCAGAATTTATACCTACACTAAAGTGTGCATCGCTCCTGAAGGTTTCGAGTTGGACGCACCCTATATTCTAGCCATAGTGGAACTTGATGAAGGACCAAAACTGACTGCACAGATAGTAGACTGTAACGAAGAAGAAGTAAAGATTGGCTTACCCGTAGAGATGGTATTTAGAAAAATTTATGAGGAAGGAGAGGAGGGCATAATACATTACGGATTTAAGTTTAGGTTAATAAAAAGTTAG
- a CDS encoding type II CAAX endopeptidase family protein translates to MKIEIYAKKKDHILLVKFLAAFIISYIAFSSGVILGVLDAEEVSNENLFFVILFFSVAFLLILWLSKRHGWRSVILSIIFFVAMSGIHKVGLFFTDLLIMVVFMAIPLYYYLSEGRSIAESIALLGLELRVKWTGVILNGISGAIQMFIISFFISLLLSVIGINDQNKIQEKVSQFPVHIILAAIVLSPLSEEILFRGFLYRHFGLVVSSAVFSISHLIYGSAAELVVTFFLGAFLCRMVEKTNSLYPAVIAHGIFNLTAIIYIRVLAGGSL, encoded by the coding sequence GTGAAAATTGAGATTTATGCAAAGAAAAAAGACCATATCTTGCTTGTTAAATTCTTGGCAGCGTTTATAATTTCATACATTGCCTTTAGTTCTGGAGTTATTTTAGGAGTTTTGGATGCAGAAGAAGTAAGTAACGAGAATCTTTTTTTTGTCATTTTATTTTTTTCTGTTGCTTTTCTTCTTATATTGTGGCTGTCGAAAAGACATGGATGGAGGTCTGTTATTCTTTCAATTATATTCTTTGTTGCTATGAGCGGAATCCATAAGGTTGGGTTATTTTTCACTGACCTTTTGATTATGGTTGTTTTTATGGCTATTCCGCTTTACTACTACTTGTCTGAAGGCAGGAGCATTGCAGAATCTATCGCTTTGCTTGGTCTTGAATTAAGAGTAAAGTGGACCGGTGTAATTTTAAATGGTATCAGTGGAGCCATACAGATGTTTATAATTTCGTTTTTTATATCGCTTCTTTTGAGTGTTATTGGAATAAACGATCAGAACAAAATACAGGAAAAAGTCTCACAGTTTCCAGTCCATATTATTTTGGCGGCGATCGTCCTGTCTCCTCTGTCTGAGGAAATTTTGTTTAGAGGCTTCTTATATAGACATTTTGGGCTGGTGGTTTCAAGCGCAGTTTTTTCAATTTCACATTTAATATATGGTTCTGCTGCTGAATTGGTTGTTACGTTCTTTTTGGGTGCCTTCTTGTGCAGAATGGTTGAAAAAACAAATAGCCTTTATCCTGCGGTTATAGCGCATGGAATTTTTAACCTGACTGCAATAATATATATACGTGTGTTAGCAGGAGGGAGCCTTTGA
- a CDS encoding translation initiation factor IF-5A, giving the protein MKGTVMSKVFSSAKELKEGKYVIIDGVPCRVVSIDSSKPGKHGAAKMRVVGIGIFDGQKKTLLTPSDADVEVPIIERRSAQIIAVSGNIAQLMDIETFETYELPIPQELAGKVEAGRECEIMEALGKRAIIRVKGE; this is encoded by the coding sequence ATGAAGGGAACTGTTATGAGTAAGGTTTTTTCAAGCGCAAAGGAATTAAAGGAAGGAAAATACGTAATTATAGACGGAGTGCCGTGTAGAGTTGTTAGTATAGATTCATCAAAACCGGGAAAGCATGGCGCAGCAAAGATGAGGGTAGTTGGGATTGGCATATTTGATGGGCAGAAAAAGACCCTTCTTACACCTTCAGATGCAGACGTTGAGGTTCCTATAATCGAGAGAAGGAGCGCTCAGATTATAGCGGTGAGCGGTAATATTGCACAGCTTATGGATATTGAGACATTTGAAACTTATGAATTGCCGATTCCGCAGGAACTTGCAGGAAAGGTTGAAGCTGGGCGCGAATGCGAGATAATGGAAGCCCTTGGAAAGAGAGCCATCATAAGGGTGAAGGGAGAATAG
- a CDS encoding thiolase domain-containing protein, whose amino-acid sequence MREVAVVGVGMSKFGEEWGRSFRELIIEAGRRALEDANVRGEEIDGIYVGTMAAGTLVGQEHVGALIADFMGLTPISSTRVEAACASGGVAFRQGYMAVASGMHDCVVVGGAEKMTDVPQEAVSNILGGAGDQEWELFMGATFPSLYALMARRHMHEYGTTEEEMASVAVKNHYNAARNPYAQFQKEIDIQTVLSSKVVASPLKVFDCSPITDGAAAVVLMPLEKARRYAETPIRVLASAQASDTIALHSRKSLTEIRATKIAAKKAFEQAKLSPKDIDVAEVHDCFTIAEIAAIEDIGFFKKGEGGKASAEGKTALNGEIPVNTSGGLKGCGHPVGATGVKQVVEVVWQLRGQAGGRQVKDAKIGMTHNVGGSGATAVVHIFGKEV is encoded by the coding sequence ATGAGAGAAGTTGCTGTAGTCGGAGTTGGAATGAGCAAATTTGGAGAGGAATGGGGACGGAGTTTTAGGGAACTTATAATAGAAGCAGGAAGAAGAGCACTTGAAGATGCAAACGTAAGAGGAGAGGAGATAGACGGGATTTATGTAGGGACAATGGCAGCTGGCACTCTTGTTGGACAGGAACATGTTGGAGCTCTTATTGCTGATTTTATGGGATTAACGCCTATTTCCTCGACTCGGGTTGAGGCAGCTTGCGCTTCAGGTGGCGTTGCGTTTAGACAAGGATATATGGCAGTAGCATCCGGTATGCATGATTGTGTGGTGGTTGGAGGGGCAGAAAAAATGACGGACGTGCCACAAGAGGCAGTATCAAATATTTTGGGTGGGGCAGGTGATCAGGAATGGGAGCTGTTCATGGGAGCCACTTTTCCAAGTCTTTATGCCCTTATGGCAAGAAGGCATATGCATGAGTACGGGACAACTGAGGAGGAAATGGCTTCAGTAGCAGTAAAAAACCACTACAATGCAGCAAGGAACCCCTATGCGCAATTCCAAAAGGAGATAGATATCCAGACGGTTTTATCATCAAAAGTTGTTGCTTCGCCGCTAAAGGTTTTTGATTGTTCCCCAATTACGGATGGAGCAGCGGCAGTTGTGCTAATGCCTCTTGAAAAAGCACGAAGGTACGCCGAAACGCCGATACGTGTGCTTGCTTCTGCGCAAGCTTCCGACACGATTGCCCTCCATTCAAGAAAAAGCCTGACAGAAATAAGAGCAACTAAAATAGCGGCCAAGAAAGCCTTTGAACAGGCAAAGCTGTCTCCAAAAGATATAGATGTGGCTGAGGTACATGATTGCTTTACAATCGCTGAAATAGCGGCAATAGAGGATATTGGATTCTTCAAAAAAGGTGAGGGAGGAAAGGCAAGTGCTGAAGGTAAAACTGCGCTAAATGGAGAGATTCCTGTAAATACTTCTGGGGGTTTGAAAGGATGTGGACACCCTGTTGGGGCCACTGGAGTAAAGCAGGTTGTTGAGGTTGTGTGGCAGTTGAGAGGTCAGGCTGGAGGAAGGCAGGTAAAAGATGCAAAAATAGGAATGACACACAATGTAGGCGGAAGTGGGGCTACTGCTGTTGTACACATATTTGGAAAGGAGGTATAA
- a CDS encoding LSM domain-containing protein, translating into MTEKRPFDVLNSALQNTVVVGLKGGKEFRGIMVAYDVHMNIVLEKGEELENGNVKRGVGTILLRGDTVVYIMPSK; encoded by the coding sequence ATGACTGAAAAAAGGCCATTTGATGTGCTTAATAGTGCTCTTCAAAACACAGTTGTTGTTGGGCTCAAAGGAGGAAAAGAATTTCGAGGTATTATGGTAGCATATGACGTCCATATGAACATTGTACTTGAGAAGGGAGAAGAACTTGAAAACGGCAATGTAAAGAGGGGTGTTGGAACAATTCTTCTCCGTGGAGATACGGTTGTTTATATAATGCCTTCAAAATAA
- a CDS encoding PHP domain-containing protein, producing the protein MIKVDLHTHSNNSPDGTCSIKELAISAGKRGLDAIGVSDHNYLSSGRKKIGSVLIIYGQEVSTLQGHVLVYGVKKQFQAGIDARRLVREVRGLGGITIAAHPYALRQDSVGDLADEFGFDAIERFNGRNFVNNIRNIIKNRHGVGGSDAHCAAEVGNAYTVLNCDLDEESIIKSIKTQDYRAVWSTKPSSIPLRYAMRLRRFVKLE; encoded by the coding sequence ATGATTAAAGTTGATTTGCACACCCATTCGAATAATTCTCCCGATGGAACGTGTAGCATAAAAGAATTGGCTATCTCTGCTGGCAAAAGGGGGCTTGATGCAATAGGTGTCTCTGACCACAACTACCTCTCTTCAGGAAGAAAAAAAATAGGCTCTGTACTTATTATTTACGGGCAAGAAGTATCGACACTGCAGGGACATGTATTGGTTTATGGTGTTAAGAAGCAGTTTCAAGCTGGCATTGATGCAAGGAGATTAGTCAGAGAGGTGAGAGGGCTTGGGGGGATTACGATTGCTGCACACCCGTACGCACTAAGGCAAGATAGCGTAGGTGACCTTGCTGATGAATTCGGATTTGACGCAATAGAAAGGTTCAACGGCAGAAATTTTGTTAACAACATACGAAATATAATAAAAAATAGGCATGGGGTTGGAGGTAGTGATGCGCATTGTGCTGCAGAAGTAGGAAATGCTTACACTGTCCTAAACTGTGATTTGGACGAGGAGAGTATAATAAAATCCATAAAAACGCAGGATTATCGAGCAGTGTGGAGCACGAAGCCATCAAGCATTCCTCTCAGGTATGCCATGCGCCTGCGTAGGTTTGTAAAATTGGAGTGA
- a CDS encoding DUF63 family protein, whose product MALEDFFKKYFLDPINYHEGYNQINTLAYALLALFLIYLIYMGLQRFRIKVDREFSLAVLSFILFGSALRVVSDSVDTGTMKSYINASPTALISGVYSVILSLHLYDYRYVSGPLDIIIALHSPGIYFVVGGLFLITLLACRLCRKPQVAKYVGFVLFIWHFLLLAPMIKYYIYGVLALILALIASYVMFLKLRYSALFVDEFLAYLSIGAHALDGAATFVAMDLFNKFEPACLNFGRCYFEQHVVSKFIGEAFSFTGFGFFFYFLAKALLASAAVYFLSREIKNDEELRYILLFMILFGLAPGFRDILRMMTGS is encoded by the coding sequence GTGGCACTTGAAGATTTTTTTAAAAAATATTTTCTTGACCCTATCAACTATCATGAGGGGTACAATCAGATAAATACCCTGGCTTATGCGCTCTTGGCTCTTTTTTTGATTTACTTAATTTATATGGGCCTACAACGTTTTAGGATTAAGGTTGATAGGGAATTCTCCCTTGCAGTTCTATCCTTCATTCTTTTTGGCTCGGCGTTGAGGGTCGTGTCAGATTCGGTTGATACTGGCACAATGAAGAGTTATATAAATGCAAGCCCAACAGCTCTGATTTCAGGCGTCTATTCTGTTATCCTTTCCTTGCATCTTTATGATTATCGCTACGTTTCTGGACCATTGGACATAATCATTGCGCTTCATTCTCCAGGAATTTACTTTGTTGTTGGGGGGTTGTTTCTTATAACTCTTCTTGCGTGCAGACTTTGCAGAAAGCCTCAAGTTGCAAAATATGTTGGTTTTGTACTCTTCATCTGGCATTTTCTTTTGCTTGCGCCGATGATAAAATACTATATTTATGGAGTTCTTGCTCTGATTCTTGCCCTTATCGCTTCCTATGTGATGTTTTTGAAATTACGGTACAGCGCTCTTTTTGTAGATGAGTTTCTAGCTTATCTCTCCATTGGCGCGCATGCACTTGATGGTGCTGCGACATTTGTTGCAATGGACCTTTTTAATAAATTTGAACCTGCTTGCCTAAACTTTGGCAGGTGCTATTTTGAACAGCATGTAGTTTCAAAATTTATTGGTGAGGCTTTTTCATTTACTGGCTTTGGATTCTTCTTTTATTTTTTGGCAAAGGCACTGCTTGCAAGCGCTGCTGTTTATTTTTTGTCAAGAGAGATTAAGAACGATGAAGAGTTAAGGTATATTCTGCTTTTTATGATTCTCTTTGGACTTGCGCCCGGCTTCAGGGATATTTTAAGAATGATGACTGGAAGCTAA
- a CDS encoding NAD(+)/NADH kinase: MKVREAVVVSNPRKKEATRIRKEVERFLSELGVRIVNKKKADMLVTVSGDGTILYNKDRFDAPIFGIGSEKSFICQARAENWKDALKQAVYSGRIEERMMLSSRLDDKRMKDALNEVVVRNRAHRILELKLVAGKKEFEFRADGVIFSTPTGSSAYAYSCGGIELEKTAMEYEVVAIAPFRRAFTPLIVSENDVCTLEIRSECDAHAVIDGQFVYRLKRKSRVEVWKSKRKARLFSIG; encoded by the coding sequence ATGAAAGTAAGGGAAGCTGTTGTTGTATCCAACCCACGAAAAAAGGAGGCAACAAGAATAAGAAAAGAGGTAGAACGCTTTTTGAGTGAGCTTGGAGTAAGAATTGTCAATAAAAAAAAGGCAGACATGCTTGTGACTGTCTCAGGCGATGGTACCATATTGTACAACAAAGACAGGTTTGATGCTCCTATATTTGGAATTGGGTCAGAGAAGAGTTTTATCTGTCAGGCTAGGGCAGAAAACTGGAAAGATGCACTCAAACAGGCAGTTTATTCTGGTCGGATAGAAGAAAGGATGATGCTTTCATCTCGTCTTGATGATAAGAGGATGAAAGACGCCCTAAATGAAGTGGTGGTTAGGAATAGGGCACATAGAATTTTAGAGCTGAAGTTGGTTGCTGGAAAGAAGGAGTTTGAATTTCGTGCTGATGGGGTGATTTTTTCAACTCCGACCGGCTCAAGCGCATATGCTTATTCTTGCGGTGGTATAGAGCTTGAGAAAACCGCGATGGAGTATGAAGTCGTTGCGATTGCACCTTTTAGGAGAGCGTTTACTCCGCTTATAGTAAGCGAAAACGATGTTTGCACTCTTGAAATAAGGTCTGAATGCGATGCTCACGCGGTCATTGATGGCCAGTTTGTCTATAGACTAAAAAGAAAAAGTCGGGTAGAGGTATGGAAAAGTAAGCGAAAGGCTCGGTTGTTTTCGATTGGTTGA
- a CDS encoding TatD family hydrolase produces the protein MLVDAHCHLDSFDKIDVPQEIIAITSGYSHEANQKSVEIAKKHKNIFYSLGISPQIAQRTEDLEGMLPQWQNFIKISNPIAVGEIGLDFHWAKRDEEKQKQRKCFHSMLELAENLSVPVVFHCREAFDELLSTIRSYNITSFMLHCFSGSEKDAMEAIELGGLISIPPIPSTGRKKAIKRAGEGHVLAETDAPYLGRTLNDIKVSLRIISNSLNISEEEAGKKTAQNAISFFGIDEHVQRH, from the coding sequence ATGCTAGTAGACGCTCACTGTCATCTTGACTCATTTGACAAGATAGATGTTCCACAAGAGATTATTGCAATCACTTCCGGCTATTCTCATGAAGCCAACCAAAAATCTGTCGAAATAGCAAAGAAGCATAAAAACATTTTCTATTCATTGGGAATAAGCCCTCAAATTGCGCAAAGAACAGAGGACCTTGAAGGAATGCTCCCGCAATGGCAGAACTTTATAAAAATCTCCAATCCAATTGCGGTTGGTGAGATAGGTCTTGACTTCCATTGGGCAAAAAGAGATGAAGAAAAACAAAAGCAGCGAAAATGTTTTCATTCGATGCTTGAGCTTGCAGAAAATTTATCCGTGCCAGTTGTATTTCATTGCAGGGAAGCATTCGATGAGCTGCTTTCAACTATTCGTTCTTATAACATAACCTCCTTTATGTTACACTGCTTCTCCGGCTCAGAAAAAGATGCGATGGAAGCAATTGAGCTTGGTGGATTAATTTCAATTCCTCCTATCCCTTCAACCGGAAGGAAAAAAGCAATAAAGCGAGCTGGCGAGGGTCACGTTCTTGCAGAAACTGACGCTCCCTATCTCGGCAGGACACTTAATGATATTAAAGTATCGCTTAGAATAATAAGCAACTCACTTAACATAAGCGAGGAGGAAGCAGGTAAAAAAACTGCTCAGAATGCAATTTCATTTTTTGGAATTGATGAACATGTCCAACGTCATTAA
- a CDS encoding helix-turn-helix domain-containing protein, whose product MEKLKTTIAGEIALSETPGGTMKKWREIFGITQVELGETLGIRPSTISDYEGNRRKSPGTAIIKRFVDALIRIDKERGSPVASKLVDKKGREEEFYELHEFSTGVSASEFATKIKGEIVAAKEAAASKKIYGYTILDSIKVILEMPYTEFPKLYGRMSERAFIFKEVSTGRSPMVVIRVSSMKPSVVVLHELETVDKLAIKIAEREQIPLITTDMGINKIKERLGKL is encoded by the coding sequence ATGGAAAAACTAAAAACAACTATTGCAGGCGAGATTGCTCTTTCAGAAACTCCCGGCGGTACGATGAAAAAGTGGCGGGAGATATTTGGAATAACACAAGTCGAGCTTGGAGAAACTCTTGGAATACGCCCCTCAACGATTTCTGATTATGAGGGAAACAGAAGAAAGTCGCCGGGCACTGCAATCATAAAACGGTTTGTGGATGCTCTCATAAGGATTGATAAGGAAAGGGGTAGCCCAGTTGCCTCAAAGCTTGTGGATAAAAAGGGGAGAGAAGAAGAGTTTTACGAACTTCATGAGTTTTCAACTGGAGTGTCGGCAAGTGAATTTGCAACAAAGATTAAAGGTGAGATTGTGGCAGCAAAGGAGGCTGCTGCTTCAAAGAAGATTTATGGCTACACCATCCTTGACTCAATAAAAGTGATATTAGAAATGCCCTATACTGAATTTCCAAAGCTTTATGGCCGGATGAGCGAGCGGGCATTCATCTTTAAGGAGGTGTCGACCGGTCGGAGCCCAATGGTAGTAATACGAGTGAGCAGTATGAAGCCGTCAGTTGTGGTGTTGCACGAACTTGAGACTGTGGACAAGCTCGCAATAAAGATTGCGGAGCGAGAACAGATACCGCTAATAACAACTGATATGGGAATAAATAAGATAAAGGAGAGACTTGGAAAACTCTAA
- the cutA gene encoding divalent-cation tolerance protein CutA has product MLLVFSTYPSKTHAKKAALSLIRKRLVACANIYAIESLYMWKGKMHNEKEWVLELKTAKKNYSLVKKELISNHPYELPAFYASEVLSDKKFEKWVSKPR; this is encoded by the coding sequence ATGCTTCTGGTTTTCTCTACGTACCCCTCAAAAACACATGCAAAAAAAGCCGCGTTGAGCCTTATCCGCAAAAGACTTGTTGCATGCGCAAACATATATGCAATCGAATCGCTTTATATGTGGAAAGGAAAAATGCACAATGAAAAAGAATGGGTGCTGGAACTAAAAACTGCTAAGAAAAATTACTCTCTTGTCAAGAAAGAGTTAATTAGTAATCATCCATACGAGCTACCGGCTTTCTATGCGTCCGAGGTACTGTCAGACAAAAAATTTGAAAAGTGGGTCAGCAAGCCCCGCTAA